The DNA window TTTGAAGGAGGTGTAGAGAATCCAGTAGAATAATGTCTAATATCTCCAATTCTTTTTTCTCGACGAAAACACAAATAGGAAAGATTGAAAACATAAATGAAATAGTATCTAATTTCTTGAAAACATAAATGGGACAGTGTCTAATTTCTGAAGACATAAATGGGATAGTATCTAATTAAATTAAGAAGAACAGCAACTGTTCAGAAACACAAAAGCAAGCATGAGAAAACGAACAATCCACCCATTCCAGAAACACAAGAGCaagaaattcaaagaaaattgggAAGAAACTCTTCATTAATGAATTGATGGTGGCCtgtgtgaaaaattttcaattgtacACTCAGACATCCAAAATTAACTTGTTTAATCATCTATACCGATACAAGGGGAAAAGCAAAGtgacaaaaaagaactaaaaaagaaaaagttgatGCAGGTTTTTCCCTCTACAAATGCAACATACAAATAAAAGCCTAATCTGCAGCGACCATCACACCATCTAGGATTTTGGATTGGCAAGGCTCTTGAGGTCTTTTTCCTTGGCATACCACTCTGGTATTATTTTCGAAGCATGGGGAAAGAGGTCCTTGTAGGCATTCTTGATTGTCCCTTCAGCAACTGTAGTAGCAATAGAAATATCTGCAAGATACTGTTCCAATCACACACATGTACAATGAAAAAGTAGAGCAGATGTAACCAACTCAATGACAACCCAAAGATCAGACAACAGTACTGTACAATATTTTTCTGGCAACGAGGGAGATTTAATAACCTATTCTGCAACTCCGCCAAGTCAGTATAAATCTTCTTAAACTATTTAAAGTTCCCCACcatgaatgaaataaaatggTAAATGCTCAAACCTCGCAAGGGCTTCCTTGAATCTGAGAGCTGCGTTATCATGTAAATTATTGCAGCAGCTATAGATATAGGGCTTCTCCTGCAATaggagaaaataaaatatgaaagaaTGTTGTTTACCAATCACAACACGATATCAGTCACATGCCATGGAATCTCACTGTTTTTAATAACAGACAGCAATATTAAATGTGTAAATCCATTTTCACAGGCAAAACCAAAATACTTGATTGATCACCCTACAAATCATGTCCAGTACCAGACTACTTGGTACACATATGTAGAATAGCATTGCACCTAAAGGATGTCTAAATGTTATAGGCCTGCAGGGAACCTACATATGTCATACACATATGCTGTATCCAGCAAGAAAGAAAATGCCCTTGCAAAGCAGGACAAGGAAATTGCCAATACATCAATAATTCACAGAAGCACAAGGATTCACTTCTAGTGGAGATAGTTCAGGCAGGTATAAGAGGACAAGCAAGGAAATTAttaataaagcaataaaaaaataCCTTATATCAAATTCTTCAGACTTCTGAACTGTTTCCTGGACAGCTTTAATCTCTTCATTACTCATACCAAGATTAGAACAAAAACGTCTCTGAAACACATAGAAGCCAAAGAGTTACAGGTCATTAATACTGAACCACAGATTACTGAACTTCTACACTGTAACCTAAAGTTTCAGAAGAACTCACCAGATAGTCTCCTGCATGTATTGTTCCCATCTCCATAGATTCACCCATTTCAACCTTCAATTGCTTAACAATAAACTCTTTTGCTCGGCCAATTTCCTTCTTTGTAGCTCCATTGGCAATAGAGCAAATTTCTAGTTTAAAGCTAGAGGCTCAGAAGAGTTCATACACACAAAACCAGAATAAATCACGTGTATGAATGCATTAGAAGGCACCTTTTACAGTGCGTGCCTTGCCTTCTTGCCTACAAGCAATGTAAATGCAGGCAGCCACTAATGCATCCAAATTTCTTCCCCGGGTACACTTCTGATCCTCCAACCTTTTATATATCTCACTTGCTCGATCCTTCATATCAAAAAATAATAAGCAACACAATATTTAACAAATGACAATAGTAATTGTTTTCCTTATGGAAACACAaactataaaaatattaattaatTCAGCATCTTATTACTTCAAATACATAGCAGGAGAAGGAAAGAACTTTTCATAAcctttttgttttaaaaaaggCACTAGAAAAGTTATATCATCTGACACCTTCCAAAGCCAATCCAGTCAAATTcttaaaatgcaaaaatgacAATCAGAAATTCCAGCCAAGTTCTAGTGCCCAAATACAAAAAGCATCCAACAAAATCCAAGCACACCCTAAGAAGAACCAGACACTTTTCAAATGGAACTCAACAACACGGGAAAGTCAATTAAACATTAAAACATGTTTCCAAGGATGCGATGCAAAGGATGTACTTGCACAAAGCGTGCTGGCTATCCAAGGGCAAATAGAAACAGCACAAAAATTTTGTGAAACAAAGTTTTTCGTATGAGATGATAGACTACCATATCCTTTCAATTTAGAAGCACCAGAAacattttgagaaaaagatgcgAGGTAAATCTAGGATCACCATCGTCTAAAATAACATGGTAGGTGCTTCAAAAAAACAACATGATAGGCACATTGAAATATAATTGCACCATAACTAAATACATGAAGTATCATCTCAGAATGAGGCCTTTATAATATGTGCTGACAAAAGGACAAATTAGCATCATTTCGTTGTTTGATCCAGTCAAGTGGCAAAAGCATGTACAGAGTTGGACTTCAGAAGCCTTCCCACCCTCGGCATAGGAGAGAAATGCCAAACTTATAATTTTCTGCCCAACTGAACAAACACTTTCCATTTACTCAAATGGAACACCAAAAAAAACGAACACGCTTCCTACAACTcccaccccccccccaaaaaaaaagaaaatcttgcAAAAATGTGGGCCCACACAAAGGGGAAACAAAACTCCGAAAGCTGACAAACATTCAACTAGGAAATGTATGACCTTGCACAAAAGCTTTCAAGTAAacccaaaaaaaggaaaaaaaaaatacctttATTGTTGCTACAAGGCTCAAcctgaaagaaaaaaagagccTGTGTTAGTATAGCCATATTCATTCCATCAAAGCATCTATAtaacaggaaaaaaaatttataacaaGTAGATAAGTTGATTAACCTGGACTCGGCAAAGATATCTTAAATAACTATTCAAGTCAAAAGAGAAGTCCAAAATTGATTTTGTGAAATAAATGCTTGATTTTGACAACCTACTGTCAATCAACATGAGCCAATCAAACGGAAAACTTGACTTATTTTTTAGCAGCAAATGCAAATATTAACATAGTACAGCAGATGTTCAAAGGAACCACTTTTCATTCAGTTAATTGAAAAGCAACAACAAGACAAACTGACAAAACCAATCAAAAGACTCTAACTTTACGCACCAAAACGGACTGCAACAGAATGAATCAAGAATGTTCACATTCACCAAAAATAGCAGATTAAAGCACAAAAGAAACATCACTTCAATAATAGAAAGCAGATAGAATTGTAAACTCGTCTCCCAATGTCCCACCATTAGTTTCGGTCAAATAAGCATTACGCAAAACGAATTCCACCCTTTTCAATAGTCATTTCTCCCTCAACATACATACACCTACATATGTAAACAGAAAAACTTTTCAATTCTATGagcaaaatcaaacaaaatccTCCAACAAATTTACCTTAAACACGCCAAGTTCATtccataaaagaaaaaaaggcaaTCAGTCCACAACATCTAAGTATCCTACTATTCCTactatttttcaaagtttttaagCAAAATCAAGCAAAGCCCTCGAAGGGTTTTACCTTAAAACTCCCAAACCTTTAAGAAAATCTTCCAAGAAAAACCCACAACACATTCCTCAAgcaaaaaatcactaaaaatagGGGGCCAAAAACAGACCTATCAGCCATATTAGTAATGGCCTTAAAGGCCAAAACAATAGCACGATCAGGGTCACCCCCACGATTCTGCAACCGGGCAAGAGACGAATCCCCATTGGAGCCATTAGGCCCCTTAGAAATCACAGTAGAAAGACCCGAATCACCAAGAAGAGGGTTGACCGGACCTCCAACACGAACCGGGTCATGGTCACCCGATTCATCGGCAAAAGTTCTCCACTCAGAAGTCTCATCGATAGACCTCGACTCCAACACTAACCCACACTCGGAACACACAGTATCTCCCGCAGCGTGGTCGAATACCACCTCCGTATTCCTCTTGCAATCCGTACAAAACGTATCCGTCATCATTACTATACTAATCTTCTacaccaaaagaagaaaaagatcaaGACTCTCTTGATGGGTTTGTGTGGGTTTTTTGTGATCTCTTGTTCTTGATGGATGGTTTTTCCTGCCTTCCTAGGCCTTCTCTCCAACCCAGCAGAAGAATTTGCCTTATTCTACTCTGGGGTTTGGAGAAGGGGGGAAGAAGGAGAGGACAAGGGAGAGGGGTCAATGGGGTATATATAGACGAGAGGGCGTGTCTGGTAAAGGGCGGCGTGGGGACAGCTGGCACCAAGGCGGGCGGTCTCCACTTTTActaatttccttttcttcaagatttttttctttttttaaaaaaaaaaaaaattattgcatGAGTGAGTATATAAATCTTCTTGAGCCTTTAGTAATTTGCTTTTCTTCAAGAgtatttatcttttttttttgttttttatcctTGTATGAATTTAAATCTTCTTTCCGAATCACATAGGAAATGTAAaaattgtgaaatttttttgaagCGTTTAGAATTAACTTTGCTTtcataaaatattaataattaggTCCATTTTAAATTCACAGTATATTGAATGCGGGATTTTTCGTATTGTACATATGAATCATTAATCTCCTATCCTTCTTGGAagtatttcctttttttcccatttttggaGGAGATAATAGAAAATATATCTAAAATTATGCAttgatatttacaaaaaaaaaaaaattatcttgtGTGCCTTCTTTTtttataatagaaaaaatttaatTCACTTAAATCTAGTCTTTTGTGACGAGAAGAGCATTTAAACCCCAAAAAGGTATGAAAGTACATGACTGTAGTACTCGTGTATCCTTAAATTTTGCTTCAAAGACTCAAAAAGAGTCCAA is part of the Coffea eugenioides isolate CCC68of chromosome 6, Ceug_1.0, whole genome shotgun sequence genome and encodes:
- the LOC113776490 gene encoding transcription initiation factor IIB-2-like, with the protein product MMTDTFCTDCKRNTEVVFDHAAGDTVCSECGLVLESRSIDETSEWRTFADESGDHDPVRVGGPVNPLLGDSGLSTVISKGPNGSNGDSSLARLQNRGGDPDRAIVLAFKAITNMADRLSLVATIKDRASEIYKRLEDQKCTRGRNLDALVAACIYIACRQEGKARTVKEICSIANGATKKEIGRAKEFIVKQLKVEMGESMEMGTIHAGDYLRRFCSNLGMSNEEIKAVQETVQKSEEFDIRRSPISIAAAIIYMITQLSDSRKPLRDISIATTVAEGTIKNAYKDLFPHASKIIPEWYAKEKDLKSLANPKS